The following proteins are encoded in a genomic region of Sparus aurata chromosome 11, fSpaAur1.1, whole genome shotgun sequence:
- the bmb gene encoding protein brambleberry isoform X1, which translates to MEKTSTPRVRSQKLRGIPLAESSSYRTERWRAKKSTVIPISCARELRSLLQNLTTDMGHLLIHHLCFLLISVLACQCPTVSGLFEWLRQTETPPAAAAPPPPAEAEVPALLARDAQFEMATADEKFLAEAKNMEISPLDSCNYKVVARLKASCGSLSEEQLAKLGVVLFNCQSESEGRPIYPCTEEMTIKECTAGMDPDTWNAYHIVSNRARSVCYATRQQLFRRRAEHTVNALISTATSQLDAMKDLKEGQLELRELTAASLDKLLDGHSALQAQQGKLYEGQGQMESSLRDNLQRLNQEKALIASGQELVAQLIKGITQRMENVSENLQNQGSEMQDSHKAIVKDLADVRHQAQDIYQKIDHSMLEFLHYQDQTSQYYTDLMNKLERMNSTLGLTLHYLDNMQSRIEEKLHMIQGYLGWAGLSLTAMWTCVAHTGYFVVCAVLLTFLRCPGFSRALLLLTVPLNAVAEVNQQPALDLTGLSLLLLSLSLGHWFVNQLWACFQIRRTPAAPLPLAPCEIVEPQKTPVSSCHSYPPSSTPQKEEKNGFLEQDDLLHQDSFITGDFGVSVVSPPHRKPESRFMPIIGTLNHSTPRLISQQVLSAALGDNIPPRNLGGVFDAVNESQDLVSDSRSASPTPSLYSNSSLSGRQLCNGITKTGKACKKRAVPGQEYCRVHEGGHSSYVHS; encoded by the exons ACATGGGCCATCTGCTGATCCACCACCTGTGTTTCCTGCTGATCAGCGTGCTGGCCTGTCAGTGTCCTACAGTCAGCGGGTTGTttgagtggctgagacagacggagacacctccagcagcagccgcaccacctccacctgcagaagCTGAAGTCCCAGCACTTCTAGCAAGGGATGCTCAGTTTGAGATGGCTACTGCGGATGAGAAGTTTTTAGCTGAGGCAAAAAATATGGAGATCAGCCCGTTAGACAGCTGCAATTATAAG GTGGTTGCCCGGCTGAAGGCGAGCTGTGGCAGCCTCTCAGAGGAGCAGCTCGCAAAACTTGGAGTCGTTCTGTTCAACTGCCAATCAGAGAGTGAGGGGCGTCCGATCTACCCATGTACAGAGGAAATG acaATAAAAGAGTGCACAGCAGGCATGGACCCAGACACTTGGAATGCGTACCACATAGTGAGCAACAGAGCACGCTCTGTCTGCTACGCAACtcgccagcagctcttcagacgCCGAGCAGAGCACACCGTCAATGCTCTCATCTCCACAGCCACGAGCCAACTGGATGCAATGAAGGACCTGAAG GAGGGCCAGCTGGAGCTGAGGGAACTGACTGCAGCCTCCTTGGACAAGCTGCTGGACGGTCACAGTGCTCTGCAGGCCCAACAGGGGAAACTGTATGAAGGCCAGGGGCAGATGGAGAGTTCACTAAGGGACAACCTGCAGCGTCTGAACCAGGAGAAAGCCCTCATTGCCTCTGGACAGGAACTGGTGGCTCAGCTCATCAAGGGCATCACACAGAGAATGG agAATGTGAGTGAAAACCTGCAGAACCAAGGCTCGGAGATGCAGGACAGCCATAAGGCGATTGTAAAAGACCTTGCAGACGTCCGACACCAAGCTCAGGACATTTACCAAAAGATTG ACCACAGTATGTTGGAGTTCCTGCATTACCAGGACCAGACGTCGCAGTACTACACAGACCTGATGAACAAACTGGAGCGCATGAACAGCACGCTGGGACTGACGCTGCACTACCTTGATAACATGCAGAGCCGGATCGAGGAGAAGCTTCACATGATCCAGGGCTACCTGGGCTGGGCAG GTTTGAGCCTGACAGCCATGTGGACATGTGTTGCGCACACAGGTTACTTTGTGGTGTGTGCCGTCCTGCTGACATTCCTGCGTTGTCCAGGTTTCTCTCGAGCCTTGCTGCTGCTCACCGTGCCTCTTAATGCTGTGGCTGAGGTCAACCAGCAGCCAGCGTTGGATCTCACCGgcctcagtctgctgctgctctctctctctctgg GCCACTGGTTTGTGAATCAGTTGTGGGCCTGCTTCCAGATCAGACGAACGCCCGCTGCCCCGCTGCCTCTGGCCCCATGTGAAATTGTGGAGCCACAGAAGACGCCAGTTTCATCCTGTCACTCCTACCCACCATCCTCTACACCACAGAA AGAGGAAAAGAATGGTTTCTTGGAGCAGGACGACCTGTTGCATCAGGACAGCTTCATAACAG GTGACTTTGGCGTATCAGTTGTGTCTCCCCCTCACAGGAAGCCAGAGTCCAGGTTCATGCCGATTATTGGCACACTAAATCACTCAACTCCCAGGCTAATATCACAGCAAGTTCTGTCAGCG GCTCTGGGTGATAACATCCCCCCAAGGAACCTGGGCGGTGTCTTTGATGCAGTGAATGAATCGCAGGATTTGGTGAGCGACTCACGAAGTGCCAGTCCGACGCCATCATTATACAGCAACAG CTCTCTATCAGGCCGTCAGCTGTGCAACGGTATCACGAAAACGGGGAAGGCCTGTAAGAAGAGAGCTGTGCCAGGACAGGAGTACTGTAGAGTCCACGAAGGAGGGCACTCCTCTTATGTTCACTCCTGA
- the bmb gene encoding protein brambleberry isoform X2, translating into MGHLLIHHLCFLLISVLACQCPTVSGLFEWLRQTETPPAAAAPPPPAEAEVPALLARDAQFEMATADEKFLAEAKNMEISPLDSCNYKVVARLKASCGSLSEEQLAKLGVVLFNCQSESEGRPIYPCTEEMTIKECTAGMDPDTWNAYHIVSNRARSVCYATRQQLFRRRAEHTVNALISTATSQLDAMKDLKEGQLELRELTAASLDKLLDGHSALQAQQGKLYEGQGQMESSLRDNLQRLNQEKALIASGQELVAQLIKGITQRMENVSENLQNQGSEMQDSHKAIVKDLADVRHQAQDIYQKIDHSMLEFLHYQDQTSQYYTDLMNKLERMNSTLGLTLHYLDNMQSRIEEKLHMIQGYLGWAGLSLTAMWTCVAHTGYFVVCAVLLTFLRCPGFSRALLLLTVPLNAVAEVNQQPALDLTGLSLLLLSLSLGHWFVNQLWACFQIRRTPAAPLPLAPCEIVEPQKTPVSSCHSYPPSSTPQKEEKNGFLEQDDLLHQDSFITGDFGVSVVSPPHRKPESRFMPIIGTLNHSTPRLISQQVLSAALGDNIPPRNLGGVFDAVNESQDLVSDSRSASPTPSLYSNSSLSGRQLCNGITKTGKACKKRAVPGQEYCRVHEGGHSSYVHS; encoded by the exons ATGGGCCATCTGCTGATCCACCACCTGTGTTTCCTGCTGATCAGCGTGCTGGCCTGTCAGTGTCCTACAGTCAGCGGGTTGTttgagtggctgagacagacggagacacctccagcagcagccgcaccacctccacctgcagaagCTGAAGTCCCAGCACTTCTAGCAAGGGATGCTCAGTTTGAGATGGCTACTGCGGATGAGAAGTTTTTAGCTGAGGCAAAAAATATGGAGATCAGCCCGTTAGACAGCTGCAATTATAAG GTGGTTGCCCGGCTGAAGGCGAGCTGTGGCAGCCTCTCAGAGGAGCAGCTCGCAAAACTTGGAGTCGTTCTGTTCAACTGCCAATCAGAGAGTGAGGGGCGTCCGATCTACCCATGTACAGAGGAAATG acaATAAAAGAGTGCACAGCAGGCATGGACCCAGACACTTGGAATGCGTACCACATAGTGAGCAACAGAGCACGCTCTGTCTGCTACGCAACtcgccagcagctcttcagacgCCGAGCAGAGCACACCGTCAATGCTCTCATCTCCACAGCCACGAGCCAACTGGATGCAATGAAGGACCTGAAG GAGGGCCAGCTGGAGCTGAGGGAACTGACTGCAGCCTCCTTGGACAAGCTGCTGGACGGTCACAGTGCTCTGCAGGCCCAACAGGGGAAACTGTATGAAGGCCAGGGGCAGATGGAGAGTTCACTAAGGGACAACCTGCAGCGTCTGAACCAGGAGAAAGCCCTCATTGCCTCTGGACAGGAACTGGTGGCTCAGCTCATCAAGGGCATCACACAGAGAATGG agAATGTGAGTGAAAACCTGCAGAACCAAGGCTCGGAGATGCAGGACAGCCATAAGGCGATTGTAAAAGACCTTGCAGACGTCCGACACCAAGCTCAGGACATTTACCAAAAGATTG ACCACAGTATGTTGGAGTTCCTGCATTACCAGGACCAGACGTCGCAGTACTACACAGACCTGATGAACAAACTGGAGCGCATGAACAGCACGCTGGGACTGACGCTGCACTACCTTGATAACATGCAGAGCCGGATCGAGGAGAAGCTTCACATGATCCAGGGCTACCTGGGCTGGGCAG GTTTGAGCCTGACAGCCATGTGGACATGTGTTGCGCACACAGGTTACTTTGTGGTGTGTGCCGTCCTGCTGACATTCCTGCGTTGTCCAGGTTTCTCTCGAGCCTTGCTGCTGCTCACCGTGCCTCTTAATGCTGTGGCTGAGGTCAACCAGCAGCCAGCGTTGGATCTCACCGgcctcagtctgctgctgctctctctctctctgg GCCACTGGTTTGTGAATCAGTTGTGGGCCTGCTTCCAGATCAGACGAACGCCCGCTGCCCCGCTGCCTCTGGCCCCATGTGAAATTGTGGAGCCACAGAAGACGCCAGTTTCATCCTGTCACTCCTACCCACCATCCTCTACACCACAGAA AGAGGAAAAGAATGGTTTCTTGGAGCAGGACGACCTGTTGCATCAGGACAGCTTCATAACAG GTGACTTTGGCGTATCAGTTGTGTCTCCCCCTCACAGGAAGCCAGAGTCCAGGTTCATGCCGATTATTGGCACACTAAATCACTCAACTCCCAGGCTAATATCACAGCAAGTTCTGTCAGCG GCTCTGGGTGATAACATCCCCCCAAGGAACCTGGGCGGTGTCTTTGATGCAGTGAATGAATCGCAGGATTTGGTGAGCGACTCACGAAGTGCCAGTCCGACGCCATCATTATACAGCAACAG CTCTCTATCAGGCCGTCAGCTGTGCAACGGTATCACGAAAACGGGGAAGGCCTGTAAGAAGAGAGCTGTGCCAGGACAGGAGTACTGTAGAGTCCACGAAGGAGGGCACTCCTCTTATGTTCACTCCTGA
- the LOC115591425 gene encoding GDP-L-fucose synthase encodes MSCQANDNVPMRVLVTGGSGLVGRAIQHVVNEEGGAKEGEEWIFLSSKDANLLNTEETMAVFEKHRPTHVIHLAAMVGGLFKNMKSNLDFWRNNIYINDNVLKAAHAVEVVRVVSCLSTCIFPDKTTYPIDETMIHNGPPHESNFGYSYAKRMLDVYNRAYFEQHQRFYTSVIPTNVFGPHDNFNIEDGHVLPGLIHKTYIAKKEGKPLVVWGSGTPRRQFIYSLDLARLFIWVLRDYKEVDPIILSVGEEDEVSIKEAAEAVVQALDFKGEVVYDTSKSDGQFKKTASNAKLRRHLPDFTFTPFDQALKETCDWFVANYDSARK; translated from the exons ATGAGCTGTCAGGCCAATGACAACGTTCCAATGAGGGTGCTGGTGACAGGAGGGTCCGGCTTAGTCGGCCGGGCCATACAGCACGTGGTCAATGAGGAGGGGGGAGCCAAGGAGGGGGAAGAGTGGATATTCCTCTCGTCCAAAGATGCCAACCTCTT GAACACGGAGGAGACAATGGCAGTGTTTGAAAAGCATCGACCAACCCATGTCATTCACCTGGCTGCTATGGTTGGGggacttttcaaaaacatgaagtCCAACCTGGACTTTTGG AGGAACAACATCTACATCAATGATAATGTGCTGAAGGCTGCACATGCAGTTGAAGTGGTCAGGGTGGTTTCCTGCCTATCCACCTGCATCTTTCCTGACAAGACCACCTACCCTATCGACGAGACCATG ATCCATAACGGTCCTCCTCATGAGTCGAACTTTGGCTATTCCTATGCAAAGAGAATGCTTGACGTTTATAACAG GGCGTATTTCGAGCAGCATCAGCGTTTCTACACGTCTGTGATTCCCACAAATGTGTTCGGTCCCCATGACAACTTCAACATTGAGGACGGTCATGTGCTGCCAGGCCTCATCCACAAAACTTACATTGCCAAGA AGGAGGGGAAGCCACTGGTGGTCTGGGGCTCCGGCACTCCCAGAAGACAGTTCATTTACTCGCTGGACCTGGCCCGTCTCTTCATCTGGGTCCTGAGAGACTATAAAGAGGTCGATCCGATCATTCTCTCTG ttggagaggaagatgaggtgTCCATCAAAGAAGCTGCTGAAGCAGTAGTGCAAGCACTGGACTTTAAAGGAGAAGTGGTG TATGATACCAGTAAATCAGATGGCCAGTTCAAAAAGACAGCCAGCAATGCAAAGCTGCGCCGCCACCTGCCAGATTTCACCTTCACACCCTTTGACCAAG CTTTGAAGGAAACCTGTGATTGGTTTGTTGCCAACTATGACTCAGCCCGGAAATGA
- the serpinb1 gene encoding leukocyte elastase inhibitor isoform X1, which translates to MSSGRSPALHFSALRGILPTSACIYLLLSLFHPVSACEQSVLQSFLEKNQESCTISVMAAISSSNTAFALELFRTLSEEKPDGNIFVSPLSISSALAMVYLGAKGDTAAQMAQTLSFGCGEGVHADFASLNAGINSPSASYILKLANRLYGEKTAHFLPEFLGATQKYYQADLKEVDFIGAAEACRGEINSWVEQQTENKIKDLLKPGTVNAMTRLALVNAIYFKGNWMHRFDKANTKEMPFNVKKNEKKPVQMMYLMKKLPYNYIEELGLQILELPYVDDELSMFILLPEVSENGPDPLLKLEKNLTREKLDEWTNREKMDVHSDVIVHLPKFKLEEDYELNEPLSKMGMTDVFCGAKADLSGMNGEGNLFLSAVVHKAFVEVNEEGTEAAAATAGMVSFCMLREEHFTADHPFLFFIRHNKTKSILFLGRFSSPQ; encoded by the exons ATGAGCAGCGGTCGGTCCCCGGCGCTCCATTTTTCAGCTCTAAGGGGGATTTTACCGACTTCCGCCTGCATTTACCTTTTACTTTCACTCTTCCATCCGGTGAGTGCATGTGAGCAGAGCGTGCTTCAGTCGTTCCTGGAGAAAAATCAG GAAAGCTGTACAATATCAGTCATGGCCGCCATCAGCAGCTCAAACACAGCCTTCGCCTTGGAGCTGTTCCGCACTCTGAGTGAAGAGAAGCCCGACGGGAACATCTTTGTTTCCCCGCTGAGTATCAGCTCGGCCCTTGCTATGGTATACCTGGGTGCTAAAGGAGACACTGCTGCACAGATGGCACAG ACACTCTCATTCGGCTGTGGTGAAGGTGTCCATGCAGATTTTGCGTCACTCAACGCTGGCATCAACTCACCGTCTGCATCCTACATCCTGAAACTAGCCAACCGTCTCTATGGAGAAAAAACTGCCCACTTCCTCCCG GAATTCCTGGGTGCCACACAGAAGTATTACCAGGCAGACCTGAAGGAAGTTGATTTCATCGGAGCTGCAGAGGCGTGCAGAGGGGAGATCAACAGTTGGGTCgagcagcagactgaga ATAAGATTAAAGATCTTCTGAAGCCAGGAACAGTCAATGCTATGACAAGGCTGGCTCTGGTTAATGCCATCTACTTTAAGGGAAACTGGATGCACCGCTTTGATAAGGCAAATACCAAGGAGATGCCCTTCAATGTCAAGAAG AATGAGAAAAAGCCGGTCCAGATGATGTACCTGATGAAGAAGTTACCCTACAACTACATCGAAGAGCTGGGTCTGCAGATCCTGGAGCTGCCGTACGTGGACGACGAGCTGAGCATGTTCATCTTGCTGCCTGAGGTGTCCGAAAACGGCCCTGACCCTCTGCTGAAG CTGGAGAAAAATCTAACACGTGAGAAACTGGATGAATGGACCAACAGGGAGAAGATGGACGTCCACTCAGACGTCATCGTTCACCTGCCCAAGTTCAAGCTGGAGGAAGACTATGAGCTGAACGAGCCCCTGTCTAAAATGGGCATGACAGATGTGTTCTGTGGAGCGAAGGCAGATTTGTCGGGCATGAACGGTGAAGGAAatctcttcctgtctgcagtgGTCCATAAGGCCTTTGTGGAGGTAAACGAGGAGGGGACGGAGGcggcagcagccacagcaggcaTGGTGTCGTTCTGTATGCTGAGAGAGGAACACTTCACAGCAGACCaccccttcctcttcttcatcagaCACAACAAGACCAAGTCCATCCTCTTCCTCGGCAGGTTCTCGTCTCCTCAGTAG
- the serpinb1 gene encoding leukocyte elastase inhibitor isoform X2 — MAAISSSNTAFALELFRTLSEEKPDGNIFVSPLSISSALAMVYLGAKGDTAAQMAQTLSFGCGEGVHADFASLNAGINSPSASYILKLANRLYGEKTAHFLPEFLGATQKYYQADLKEVDFIGAAEACRGEINSWVEQQTENKIKDLLKPGTVNAMTRLALVNAIYFKGNWMHRFDKANTKEMPFNVKKNEKKPVQMMYLMKKLPYNYIEELGLQILELPYVDDELSMFILLPEVSENGPDPLLKLEKNLTREKLDEWTNREKMDVHSDVIVHLPKFKLEEDYELNEPLSKMGMTDVFCGAKADLSGMNGEGNLFLSAVVHKAFVEVNEEGTEAAAATAGMVSFCMLREEHFTADHPFLFFIRHNKTKSILFLGRFSSPQ, encoded by the exons ATGGCCGCCATCAGCAGCTCAAACACAGCCTTCGCCTTGGAGCTGTTCCGCACTCTGAGTGAAGAGAAGCCCGACGGGAACATCTTTGTTTCCCCGCTGAGTATCAGCTCGGCCCTTGCTATGGTATACCTGGGTGCTAAAGGAGACACTGCTGCACAGATGGCACAG ACACTCTCATTCGGCTGTGGTGAAGGTGTCCATGCAGATTTTGCGTCACTCAACGCTGGCATCAACTCACCGTCTGCATCCTACATCCTGAAACTAGCCAACCGTCTCTATGGAGAAAAAACTGCCCACTTCCTCCCG GAATTCCTGGGTGCCACACAGAAGTATTACCAGGCAGACCTGAAGGAAGTTGATTTCATCGGAGCTGCAGAGGCGTGCAGAGGGGAGATCAACAGTTGGGTCgagcagcagactgaga ATAAGATTAAAGATCTTCTGAAGCCAGGAACAGTCAATGCTATGACAAGGCTGGCTCTGGTTAATGCCATCTACTTTAAGGGAAACTGGATGCACCGCTTTGATAAGGCAAATACCAAGGAGATGCCCTTCAATGTCAAGAAG AATGAGAAAAAGCCGGTCCAGATGATGTACCTGATGAAGAAGTTACCCTACAACTACATCGAAGAGCTGGGTCTGCAGATCCTGGAGCTGCCGTACGTGGACGACGAGCTGAGCATGTTCATCTTGCTGCCTGAGGTGTCCGAAAACGGCCCTGACCCTCTGCTGAAG CTGGAGAAAAATCTAACACGTGAGAAACTGGATGAATGGACCAACAGGGAGAAGATGGACGTCCACTCAGACGTCATCGTTCACCTGCCCAAGTTCAAGCTGGAGGAAGACTATGAGCTGAACGAGCCCCTGTCTAAAATGGGCATGACAGATGTGTTCTGTGGAGCGAAGGCAGATTTGTCGGGCATGAACGGTGAAGGAAatctcttcctgtctgcagtgGTCCATAAGGCCTTTGTGGAGGTAAACGAGGAGGGGACGGAGGcggcagcagccacagcaggcaTGGTGTCGTTCTGTATGCTGAGAGAGGAACACTTCACAGCAGACCaccccttcctcttcttcatcagaCACAACAAGACCAAGTCCATCCTCTTCCTCGGCAGGTTCTCGTCTCCTCAGTAG